The genome window GACGACTCTTCTTGCTCCTCCGCACATCTCTCACCGTCACAGGGGAAGCCATTCAGCTCCATCGGTATTAAATTTTTAGCAGAAATCTCTATATGGACTATTGACAAGAGAAATGACCGTTAATATATATAAACGCATTATCAGTATTTATAACGGCCATTGACATCACTATAGAAAATGTTTACGTCGTTATGTTTACAACCCGAGGACAGTTATTCGAGTGGCCAATGAATGCGCTTTTCCTGTTACGTTTAACAGCAGCGAGCCAATCAGAAATCCGctgatgtcattcatttctttaCCGGAAGGTGGCGCGATTCGCACGTTTCTAGCGATGCAAGAAATCTTTTGttcacaattttttattttgtgaatgaaCACCAAACTCGTTGAAGgccactttattttaaaatcattaaccCTAAACAAGAGAGACACAATTACACATACAAGAAACAGTTAAGTCACATATACGGTTTCAGAGACTACGGTGCATTgaaacacaatatatatatataagaaaatcccagaaaatgtttaaaataccaGTAGTAACATTACCACATGCAGTTTATTTGAAACAGTATTCAGCCATACTGAATTTCACAACACACCAAAAGTTGTAAAAGTGCTATAATATTACCCAACACAGATATTAAATGTTCAATTGGAAGAGAGTAcacataattttaattaattaaaactttCTTCTCTGTATTcattatgaatataatataactttAACATTACAATTATCAAATCTAAAGTGCAATTTTGGTACACAGCAACATGGATTCAATACTTTCTTCGTTGCTGCATTTGTGATAACTGGAAAAGAAATAGAATTTTGTTCTCCAGAAACATGACACTTGGTTAATTTCAATCCATCTTTACAGCCTTGTGTAGATGCATGGTTTTATCCAGTTGGACAGTCTTAAAAGGAATTTGGAGATAGAGTGGTTGTGGGACTGATGGAAAAAGAGTTCACTTAAATATTCAAAAAGGACTAAAATGTGTTTCAGAGCAAGCTGTGAGTCTTTTGTAAAGACGTGGTGATAATAGCAGCTGTGTAGATCTGTGTCATTCTTGAGAATTAGTTTTACATAAAAGTGGTAGACTCTTGTATACTCATGTGATCTTTTAGAAATGTACAGCTGATTATCGTATATAACATAATGAGATTGGATCAGGTAAGAGGTTGAATTTAAGGATGTGAATGGTTGGGCCGTACAGCTGTAAATGTATGCACAAATACAATCCTTACACAAAGCTGCTGTATATGGCTTTAGAAGACTTGGTTTTCAGCGCAAAAGTAATGGATTATTTCTACTGTACATTTCTGGAGCTTAGAACAGTTACTATTCACTTTACTGAAGAAAAGCAACATGGACATTATAGGATTATTAAGTCTTTAgatgtttcacagaaaaagaaaaatgtgttttgttaaacatgAGCGTGACAGCACGTTTAATATCTTTAAGACTTCAGAATCAGTGCTTGATTTTCCAGACCACAAAAAGGCCAATGCCTACAGCAGCTGCTGCAGCAGTAAGCTGGAGTTTATTTATGTGGCTTGTTGTCTGGCCCTCTTCTCTCGGGTCTACTTTAGGATTACTTGCTAGTTTAGTGGCATTTGATAGTTGCTCCTGGTAGTTAAAAGTGGTCGACCTCTCTTTGTGTGATGGTCTGATGATATCACGACCAGATGGCTTAGGAAGATAAACCACACTTTCACTGTTTTCATAACTCTGGACTGGCTGGTTTTCAGAGATTCCTGTGCTATGTTGCATATTTCCGGAACCCCCACATGGATTGAATGTGTTGCTCAGCATTCTTGGGGGCTGACTATTTAAATTTTCATCAGATGGTTCCTCCGACCAACGTAATTCATGTTGCCGTGTTCCCATTAGACTTTCCAATGAAGATTCATAGTGGTCCTCTTCAGGCTGGTTCAGGCTGGAAGCCTCTGAGCTTTCACTGATGAACGAGAGAGGATTGATGGGGTGCTCAAAATTAACAGACTGTACTGGCTCTGCTGAAAGCACTGATCTGCTGATCTCCAAATCAGTTGTAGTTGTAGAGCATGGCTCTTCTTGCATGACAACTCCTTCATTTGGAACTTGAAGAATGCCAGGCTTACTGAAATATTCCTGGCTGACAGAAGGGAAGCAGTGAGCATGTACCTCAGCAGGGGCAGAAGGTGTTGCCTGAGGTATTCTTATGGCAGTTGTTTTACGGGCTTTGATTGGCATTCCAGCTGTGTTGGTCCTCTGAACAGTCTGCAGATAAAATACAAGATTAAGCTGCATAAAATGAATAATGGTTGAAAATGTGAATTGCTTTTTGGCTTTGGAAATCTTGATATGTCATGCTGTGTAATGTTTCTATTTTTGACAGAGCATTACCTCATTTACAGTTGGGTCAGAGCATTCTTCTGGTTCCATATTAATAGGAGAATTTGTATCCTGGACAGGGAGCCTCCGGGATGTTTCTTCAACGGCAAATGGTACCAGGTCCTTCTCAGAGTTCTGGGAACTTTGTGAGGGGGAGTAAGTGTTTGTAGTTTGGCTTAGAGAGGCACTTGAGGAGGAAGCTTGAACACTTAAGTTGGAAAGAACGTTGCCATCAGTTAAGGAAGTGGTTTGGCCATCTGGGGTGTCTGAAATGGGTGTTTTGTATTCAATTGCCCCAACCTGGGGTGGGACTTCATTTTGCTGAACAGTTGAAGTCACATTGGAGGCTGAGACAACAGTTGGGAAAGATGTTTGGGAGGAAAGTACAACAGGTGGTGGAATTTGAGAAGCTGGTTCAGGAGAGGTGGCCAGAGCGGGGACTTGCTCTACATGCTGAAGATCAGAAGCTGGTGGTGAAACTTGAGCTGCGATTTGGGAAGTAGCAGTCGTTGGTGCTGGTGCCTTTACCAAAGGTTGAGTAAGATGGGGAGGAGTGGTCACTGGGACAGTATGAATGGTTACCGTTGTTGTAGCAGCAGCTGTGGAATCAGAAGCAGGAGCTTGTGCAGGAGCTTGTGCAGGTGCAGGTGCTGCATTATCTTTagacagaacacaaacacagaaaatgggCATTTGTTAAATAACGTCCCTACTGCTTTTAACAAAAGTAAGTCTATGACTTAAAAAGCTCTTACTCGTCCATCCCCTGATCCTGTCATAAGCATCACTGAGCTCATCAGCCAGTTTTCTGTGTTCACAGAGCCGCAGTGCAGCGATGAACTCTTCAGGCCAGTTCTCTCGTCTGCGCATATTGTCCAAAAGCATCTGCACAGCAGCATAGTTCCCAGTAGAGTCTTTTTTGGCTTCAACCTCCTCCTGTAAAgtttaacaatatataaaattgtataCGATCTATGATCAATATCTGATTATTATAATAGTTGGGCTTGGATGACCACATATCTGACATGAGTTGTATGTTATAGTTGTGTTATGGGATAAATGTGATGCTTACCCTATCAGTGAGAGTGAGGCACGGCAAATGGAGCATGATCTCTTTCACTTTGACTATTGTTGCATAATGTCCCAAATTCCGCCTGATCGCCTCATTATAAAGCCGGTCACTTGCGTATGTCATTTTAGCACTTGTAAGGGGAAAAAGTGATAGAAGTGTTAAATTAGTGAGTCAATACTATAAATCACATTATATAAAAACCACCCAGGTCAACTGGAcgttaataaatactttaatcaAAAATCAGCACGGagaaaaaaatgtgagaaaCAAAAATCTATTAAGTGATGCCTATGAAAGCGAGAAAGGTAAAGTGGAGGTTCTAAGTAGTTTACACACAGCTTGGTAGGGTGCATTGTAAATGTGATTGCATTATTGCACTGAATAAATTTATCCTACTTCAGGAGGAGGATGAAAGCTTTtatttgaaagtgaaagtgaaaattgTTAAGTTTCCCTCAAGTTTCCATTTGGCCTCAATAAGAAATCGTTTCataagacagaaaaaaagaatttgattgcagtcttaaaaacaaaacctaAAGCCAAAAATCACGTTCTGCACAGTCAAGCCAGAGAGGCAAAATTCTTGTTTGTGTGAGATGTAAAGAAGGCAGTGCatcatttattaaacagttATCATTTAAGGATGCAATATGCCACACTATTCATGATATTTTGAATACTGCactgttttatatttctttagttATGCTGTAGGATTAAATTTACAAAACCTATAAATAATACTGCAATGTTATTGAATCAACATGTCTGCTAAGCTTCTAAGAATATATGGGGATTTCAGATGTAAAACCCTTTAAAAGCCTACTCCcgcaaaaatactttttttttctgtaaaacactATGGGGGGTttcaagatattttattttctaaaaacatacattacaaaaaaatcataactgtctgtgtgcattttgagaaaACAATCACATgggtatattttaaaatatgacagtgcaagttgtttttaaacagaACACATCTAGCATAtaaattagtctgggactatAGGCTTAAACCCTGTTTGGGAAACCAACCTATGGTATATTGAAAAAGTATCAAAGTAACAGGCATACaaaatttatgtttaataatgaatgtcTTTGAAATTTGATAATTTATTAAGGCATGTAATCTAGCATTCATGTAGTATTGGTGTTTTATCATTTCCTTATAATACCATTAGAGTTCACTTAGAAATCCCCATGTGGGAAATCCCCATCTAACACATCACAGCTGTGATGAAATGAAataacactgacaggacaaatACTTTAGTACTTCCCTGTATCTTAGGAAGTTTAGAACTGATGTTACCCCACTGGTGAAAAAATTAATGATCTACTAATTTCAAAGCAGAATACTGCTGATCTGCAATGGTTCGTCACAGTGTACTCCCTCAAAAAGTTATGCATGTAATGAATATACTTTTCCCAGAGGGAAAATCATGTACAACACTGTGGAATGCCAAGGAAGAAGGTTCAAAGAGGCTAggtcagatgtttttttatagctTTTTGTTCAGAGAGAACAATAATTTCTAAACGGAGTataattcatgtaaaatatttagcactaaaagtgtttatttgcttgttatcatatgggaaccacttttagttcAATATAGTGGTTCTACAGTGGTTCTTCTGAGGTTCTTTGGGGTGAGAAAGATGATATACAGCACCGTTTTCCGTATAAAGAAccctgtatggttcttcaggGGTTTCTATATGCAtcacctcagtcatcccaaagaaccgctgaagcaccaaaatatggttctatatacTTTAGGGCTATATAGCACTATATTTTAGTGTGTATGATTATGGGACACAGACGTTCACATAGTCTGGTTACACATTGCACTCCTTTCACATTTCGGAATTAAACAGCTGAAGttattgacatattttaagaaaatatgtcttttcagcattgaaatatttgatcatCGATATCTGCAGAAATTATTTTAGTCACTTAAGCGTAAGGTTAAATATTGCTTCACAATAAACATAAATCCAGTCAAATGTATCCAAGTTTTGGACTGCTAGTGCATGTTCATGACCTGTGAAGCCAGCCCAACCCAACCAGAACATGACCCAAGCCCAGCCTTAGCAAGGACAGATTACCAATGcgagtattttttatttgtctccTGTTTGCACTCAAACAGCTCAGACATTATAATCTGTTATCAATGATAGTGTTGCGCATCTCCCGGGCTGGGAAGgtttcttttaaaatgcatttcactacggattaaaaaatacatgctTTAAAAAGTCTTCTGTAACATATTTCGTCAGATTACACAAATTTTGTAACTtaatctaaataaatactttggaATACTAATAAGGTATATAAAACTAAGGGATAAGCAAACAGATGAATTGGCTTTCAtatgcatattatattaaacaaaataagttttacAGTTTCTCATCATTGGACATTATAGTCAAAGTCAGAGAATCAACAGTTGCTGTCTacataaattgtttaaattaaataaatgacatttccaAGTAATCACTTTGGTAATCTAAAATACTTCTCTAATGCAAGCAACAGTAATTTGATTACTACCCATTTGAAAGTAACTAATGAAATACAGTAAGtgaaattttgtattttaaacatgtaacTAAATTACAGGTATTTCGTTACTGCCAAGCCCAGCTCATCTCACCTGAATTATTAAAGAAATGCATTACTCGCCTGTCATAACACACATGTCTCTCAAAGGTCAACCACAATACAGTTCTATTGGGACAGAGCCATAAATGATTTCATATTATATGTAAGGGCCCACTCACTCTCCTGAGCCACACTCACCTTGCCAGGTAGGCAGGTAATGTCATTCCTCCATAAACATTTGTGCACCCAGTCAGGTCCAAACTTATTCACAGTttctaataaattattataCTGAGGTCACAATGACAGACTTGTTACTTGGCTTTTGTTCAAGGAACTGGCAAACCTGCTCCTCAGTGAAATGTCCTCTAAACGACCCGGCTATTTTGCAGTAAACATTTAACGTTATTTTCGGAGATgataaaatatactgtacaaaagAATCATCTGCCTTGATTTACAGCAAAATCACCGTTTCAGTATTGATACACATGTGTTAAATCGTCAAAGATAGTGAAAGATATGTCCTACAGCCCGTGCAACTACTGTATGAGAGGGCTATAAAGACAATGCCTACATTAAAAGTCGCAGGATGTCGAACAAGAATAAACCGTGaacaaaagcatgttttaaatcATTGTATTTTTGCGGTATTAATAACACGAGACAGTTTGTATCAGAGGAACTTGTTCGCCATAAAGTCGTCACCCATAAAAGGAGCGCCTGCTACGCAACTGAGGTTTACATACGATAAGTTACGcatacaattataaaacaaataaacattgtaaaatataaaaaaatagtaattaATGTTACCCTTTAGAGGAAGGTAAGTATTTGCTGTTCCTCGCAGATCATAGGCTACTACTAGTTTCGGTTTGCACGTCTTCCGTTCTGTATTTAAAGCCCTGCCGTGTCATCAACCACTCTGGATTTTCATTGGATAAAACTTTTAACTGTGTACCATCTTTAGGAGACAGTGTAACGTCACTGAAATTGCAGTGTAAGACGCCACCTTgttgtaaaaatgaattttaaatgtgGTTTTGTAACACGAAACTCTTATACGTTTAATAAGGACGCCATCgaaaaatctgataaaaaaataaggcACGTCTTTGAAGGACAAATGACATTGACAGTAGTTCACCAAAAGGCCAGGAGAGGGCCATGTTTGTAGAGTGtgtttgcaaaatattttacatttgtgtcaGTTCTTCCCAAAGACCTGTAGATGGCATTGTTTGTACAGTGTAGATCTGTACTCAAGACTAGAAAGCCTATGGTGactacatccatccatccatccatccatccatccatccattttcttccacttatccggggccgggtcgcgggggcagcagactaagcagggatgcccagacttccctctccctagacacttcctccagctcttccggggggactccgaggcgttcccaggccagccgggagacatagtccctccagcgtgtcctaggtcttccccggggtctacTCCCGTTGGGATATGCCcagaacaccttcccgggaagacgtccagggggcatccatAAAAGATGCCcaagccacctcagctgacccctctcgatgtggaggagcagctgCTCTACACTacgctcctcccgagtgactgagcttctcaccctatctctaagggatcgcccatccaccctgcggagaaagctcatttccgccacctgtatccgggatcttgtcctttcggtcatgacccacagctcatgaccataggtgagagtaggaacgtagattgaccggtaaatcaaGAGCTACggcttgcggctcagctccttcttcaccacgacagactggtagagcgaccgcattactgcagaagctgcaccgatccgtctgtcaatctcccgttccatccttccctcactcgtgaacaagacccccagatacaagactcctccacttgaggcaaggactctccacccacctgaagtgggcaagccacccttttccgactatgaaccatggcctcagatttggaagTGCTGATTCTCAtaccagccgcttcacactcggctgcaaaccttcccagtgcatgctgaaggtgaCTACATGTTATATTAAtctttatatttcattaaaaccacGTTATCTACGTGATAGAGTAAGCCTCCTGTTCTGACCTATAtaatgtttcaaatattttttgtattatatcaatatctaaaataaacagagattcTAGAGGCTGTGAACCTgagaattgatttatttttctataggAACGATAACATTATTTCACTTATTGTGACCTGATCTGAGTTCACATTAGTACACCTGTCACATGTACACATGTCTGTTATACAACATATGAACAAAGGTCATAATTCAGAAATATCCAGTCAGTATCCAGCATTGCACTGAGAcctgtaaaatgtgtttaactTGTAGTTAACATAATCCTTAAACACCCATAAACTATAGTAGCCTAATTTTTACTTGTCAAGATCACATGTTTTACTCTGTAGGGCATGTTACAGTACATTCGGTTCCCCCCCAAACACTGGTgacaaattgtattttatagcAAATTTCACCTAAGGGTAATCATCCATTAGAAATGATTAGTGCTTATGATAGCATCCTGGGTGCTGCTAATAATACTTACTTATTCCCACTTACCTTTTTATTAGTCTTTTCTTTCTGTCCCTACCTCTCATACGATTTACAGAAAAACgtttacatcatttaaaatttttaaCTAAACAAAAGAATAAGCATACACTATATCATCATtgttaaatattcttttataaaaatttatttttaattattaatttaaaattaaaatatttctgaacatatactgtacagtacatacaaacTTGTCTCACCTTAAGGAAACTGCTTAAAATAAGTCAGATATAGAGTCAGAGTGTAAAGTTCAACGTTGCTTTGATTCAGTCGTTCCTATGGTAACGGATCACTATCCTCCGTGATTGTAGTTTTTCACCTTTCGCTCCAAAAATGCTCAAGATCCGGGAGAGTTTAACACGATGTGTCCGAATGCCACTCATTTGAGGTAAGAGTGGACACATGCTCACTCATCGAACACCTTCATAACCATTGGGCACAACTCATTTCCATTACCCTTTACTTCCAGACTGTTTTGCGCCCCAACAAGAAAACAGAGAACACAAACTACTAAGACTTTCCCTGAGAGgcacagaaaataaaactgtttagtCGAACATGAGCGTGACAGTAgttttaataactttaaaatttTAGAATTAGTGATTGATTTTCCAGACCACAAAAAGGCCAATGCCTACAGCAGCTGCTGCAGCAGTAAGGTGGAGTTTATTTATGTGTCTTGTTGTCTGACCCTCTTCTCTTGAGCCTACATTAGGACTACTTGCTTGCTTAGCGCCATTTGATTCTTGCTCCTGGTAGTTAATGGATGTTGACCTCTCCTGGTCTGATGGTCTGATGGCATCTCGGCCAGGCAGTTTACGAAAACAAACCCCACTTTCAGTGTTTTCATAAATTTGGACAGGCTGGTCTTTAGAGATTCCTTTGCTATGTTGCAGATTTTCAGAACCCGCACATGAATTCAATGTGTTACCGAGCATTTTTGGTGTCGGACCATTTAAATTTTCAGCAGATCCTTCCTCAGCAAAGTGAATTATACTGGTCAGTGTTCCTGCTTCACTTTTACATGAAGATTCATAGTGGTCCTCTTGAGCCATGTTTTGAGATGAGGAAGCATCTGAGCTTTCATTGATGGAAGAGAGAGGCTCGCTGGAGTGCTCAAGACTACTGGAGTGTCCAAGTTCTGCTGAAGGCTCTGGTGTCCTGCTGATCTCCAAATCATCTGTAGTTGTCGAGCACGGCTCTTCTTCATCTGGACGAAGAACGTCAGGTTTACTGAAATCATCCTGGCTGACATAAGGGAGGCAGTGAATAACTACCTCAGCAGAGGCAGAAGATGTTGGCTGAGGTATTCTTATGGCAGTGTTGGTTCTCTGACCAGTCTGCAGAGAAATTATAAGATTaaactgcaaataaaaatactaatagTTGATAATGTAAAAAGCTTGTTGGCATAGAAAATATTGCTATGTCATGCTGTGTAATGATTCTATTTTTGACCGAACATTACCTCATTTACAGTCGGATCAGAGCACTTTTCTGGTTCCATATTTAGGGGAAAATTGTTGTCCTGGACTGGAAGCTTCTCAAAGGACACTTCAACAGCTATTTGTACCTTGTCCTTCTCTGAGTTCTGGGAACTCTGTGAGATGGAATGGGAGTTTGTAGTGTCGCTTAGAGAGGCGCTTGAGGAGGAAGCTGGAGCACTTGAGCTGGAGAGAACTTTACCATCAGTAAAGGAGGTGGTGGTTTGGCCATCTGGGTTGTCTGAAAGGGTTGTTTCGTTCTCAGTTGCCCCACCCTGGTTTAAAACTTTACTTGAAGCCACTTCGGAGGTTGGGACAACAGGGAGAGATTTTTGGGAGGAAACTACAACAGGAGGTAGAATTTGAGGTTGAGAAGTAGGTTCAGGAGAGGTGGCTGGAGCTGGGACTTGCTCTACATGCTGATCAGAAGCTGGTTGTGGAACTTGAGCTGCAATGTTGGAAGAAGCAGTTGTCTGTGCTGGAGCATTAACTGAAGGTGGAGTCAGAATGGGAGGAGTGGTCACCGGGACAGTATGTGTAGTAACCATTGTTTTAGCAGCAGCAGCTGTGGAATCAGAAGCAGGAGCTTGTGCAGGTGCAGTAGCTGCTTTATCTTTagacagaacacaaacacagaaaatgggCATTTGTTAAATAACGTCCCTACTGCGAAGGGAAGTGTATGACAGAAAGATCTTACTCGTCCTTCCCCTGATCCTGTCATAAGCATCACTGAGCTGATGAGCCAGTGTTGTGTGTTCAAAGTGGATCAGTGCATTGATTAACTCTTCAGGCCAGTTCCCTCGCCTGCGTAGGTTGCTCAAAAGTATCTGCACAGCAGCAGAGTTGCCCACAGAGATATTTTTGGCTTCAATCTCCTCCTGTAGAGTTTAAGAATATGTAAAGATTTACATGATATATGATCAAAATCTGGTCAGTATGGGCTTGGATGATCACATATCTTACATGAGTTGTAATGTTATAGTTGTGTTGTGGGTTAAATGGGATGCTTACCCTATCAGTGATCGTAAGGCACGGCAAGAAACCCATAATCTCACTGGCTTTGACTTTCTCTGTATAAAGACCCAAATTCCGCCTGATAACCTCATCATAAAGCCTGTCACTTGCGTATGTCATTGTAGCActaaaaaggggaaaaaacattagaaatgtGGTAACTAAGGTAAATCACAGTAAAGCACACTTAATAGAAACCACCCAGGCCTATTTTAAACTTGACATTAATACATGCTTTAATCAAAAATGCCCTGAAATTCGAGAAACgaatatttgatcatttaaatctATTAAGTGATGCCCATGAAAGCTAGAAAGGTAAAATGAAGGCTGTAGCCTGTttactgtcacccgttccgtatacagAACACCTACGTAtgtgtcaatattgtgcatgtaattttttatcgaatcatgacaaactatatatcattggaaaggtctaagactctagaatacagattttttttaatataatttatgtgggaagagtaattgattcttttttatcaagagtgtgcttagatattttgttatccttttgcgacccatatttgtatttattttttaccaaaaacctaacaacatacattaaattatgtaatttgtgttttttttttttttttaaataatcagctactt of Triplophysa dalaica isolate WHDGS20190420 chromosome 11, ASM1584641v1, whole genome shotgun sequence contains these proteins:
- the LOC130431776 gene encoding uncharacterized protein LOC130431776 encodes the protein MTYASDRLYDEVIRRNLGLYTEKVKASEIMGFLPCLTITDREEIEAKNISVGNSAAVQILLSNLRRRGNWPEELINALIHFEHTTLAHQLSDAYDRIRGRTNKAATAPAQAPASDSTAAAAKTMVTTHTVPVTTPPILTPPSVNAPAQTTASSNIAAQVPQPASDQHVEQVPAPATSPEPTSQPQILPPVVVSSQKSLPVVPTSEVASSKVLNQGGATENETTLSDNPDGQTTTSFTDGKVLSSSSAPASSSSASLSDTTNSHSISQSSQNSEKDKVQIAVEVSFEKLPVQDNNFPLNMEPEKCSDPTVNETGQRTNTAIRIPQPTSSASAEVVIHCLPYVSQDDFSKPDVLRPDEEEPCSTTTDDLEISRTPEPSAELGHSSSLEHSSEPLSSINESSDASSSQNMAQEDHYESSCKSEAGTLTSIIHFAEEGSAENLNGPTPKMLGNTLNSCAGSENLQHSKGISKDQPVQIYENTESGVCFRKLPGRDAIRPSDQERSTSINYQEQESNGAKQASSPNVGSREEGQTTRHINKLHLTAAAAAVGIGLFVVWKINH
- the mavs gene encoding mitochondrial antiviral-signaling protein, with the translated sequence MTYASDRLYNEAIRRNLGHYATIVKVKEIMLHLPCLTLTDREEVEAKKDSTGNYAAVQMLLDNMRRRENWPEEFIAALRLCEHRKLADELSDAYDRIRGWTNNAAPAPAQAPAQAPASDSTAAATTTVTIHTVPVTTPPHLTQPLVKAPAPTTATSQIAAQVSPPASDLQHVEQVPALATSPEPASQIPPPVVLSSQTSFPTVVSASNVTSTVQQNEVPPQVGAIEYKTPISDTPDGQTTSLTDGNVLSNLSVQASSSSASLSQTTNTYSPSQSSQNSEKDLVPFAVEETSRRLPVQDTNSPINMEPEECSDPTVNETVQRTNTAGMPIKARKTTAIRIPQATPSAPAEVHAHCFPSVSQEYFSKPGILQVPNEGVVMQEEPCSTTTTDLEISRSVLSAEPVQSVNFEHPINPLSFISESSEASSLNQPEEDHYESSLESLMGTRQHELRWSEEPSDENLNSQPPRMLSNTFNPCGGSGNMQHSTGISENQPVQSYENSESVVYLPKPSGRDIIRPSHKERSTTFNYQEQLSNATKLASNPKVDPREEGQTTSHINKLQLTAAAAAVGIGLFVVWKIKH